A window of Aliarcobacter trophiarum LMG 25534 contains these coding sequences:
- a CDS encoding phosphomannomutase/phosphoglucomutase — MSASIFREYDIRGIYQKELNEDIVKKIGFYLAKSLLKRVPNAVYMAVGYDARLHSPTLKNWLSSGINKAGLKVLDMGLVPTPANYFTNFNEIDGYRCDGSIMITGSHNPPEYNGFKITLDKDPFFGDEIYALGDEILKSGLKIEDNETAIKINSKDRYIDYIVENFKHLRLENKKFVFDCGNGVAGVVLREILDRLNIKHKILFEEPDGNFPNHHPDPSDEHTLEDIKKELNSGEFDFGFAYDGDADRIALLSRKYNFKGDILAIFFSKHIENPTVIGEVKCSQVMYDIINSYGKAIMYKTGHSNLKVKIKETNASFAAEVSGHLFFNDRYFGYDDAIYATFRALELLDQGFDFDKEFESLPQVYSTPEINITVTEETKFKLIEDLKGALKNPPADFPKIKDIITVDGVRVIFDKGWGLVRASNTTPKLVTRFEADTKDNAKLYEDALINLFNTLKGR, encoded by the coding sequence ATGAGTGCATCTATATTTAGAGAATACGATATCAGAGGAATTTATCAAAAAGAGTTAAACGAAGATATTGTAAAAAAGATTGGGTTTTATTTGGCAAAGTCTCTTTTAAAAAGAGTTCCAAATGCTGTTTATATGGCTGTTGGTTATGATGCAAGACTTCATTCACCAACTTTAAAAAATTGGCTTAGCTCTGGAATAAACAAAGCTGGATTAAAGGTTTTAGATATGGGATTAGTACCAACTCCAGCAAACTATTTTACAAATTTCAATGAAATAGATGGATATAGATGTGATGGCTCTATTATGATAACAGGCTCACATAATCCTCCTGAATACAACGGATTTAAAATTACTTTAGATAAAGACCCATTTTTTGGAGATGAGATTTATGCTTTAGGAGATGAGATTTTAAAGAGTGGTTTAAAAATAGAAGACAATGAAACTGCAATAAAAATAAACTCAAAAGATAGATATATTGACTATATAGTTGAAAATTTTAAGCATTTAAGACTTGAAAACAAAAAATTTGTTTTTGATTGTGGAAATGGCGTTGCTGGTGTTGTTTTAAGAGAAATTTTAGATAGATTAAATATTAAACATAAAATTTTATTTGAAGAACCAGATGGAAATTTCCCAAATCATCATCCAGATCCTAGCGATGAACATACTTTGGAAGATATTAAAAAAGAGTTAAATAGTGGTGAATTTGATTTTGGTTTTGCATATGATGGTGATGCAGATAGAATTGCTCTATTATCAAGAAAATATAATTTCAAAGGTGATATTTTAGCAATATTTTTCTCAAAACATATAGAAAATCCAACAGTTATTGGTGAAGTTAAATGCTCACAAGTTATGTATGATATTATTAACTCTTACGGTAAAGCTATTATGTATAAAACAGGTCATTCAAACCTAAAAGTTAAAATAAAAGAGACAAATGCCTCTTTTGCAGCTGAAGTATCTGGACATCTATTTTTTAATGATAGATACTTTGGTTATGATGATGCTATTTATGCAACTTTTAGAGCTTTAGAGTTACTAGACCAAGGTTTTGATTTTGATAAAGAGTTTGAATCTTTGCCACAAGTATATTCAACTCCTGAAATAAATATAACAGTAACTGAAGAGACAAAATTTAAATTAATAGAAGATTTAAAAGGGGCTTTAAAAAACCCACCAGCAGATTTTCCAAAAATAAAAGATATTATCACTGTTGATGGAGTGAGAGTTATTTTTGATAAAGGTTGGGGTCTTGTACGAGCTAGTAATACAACTCCAAAACTAGTAACTAGATTTGAAGCAGATACAAAAGATAATGCAAAACTGTATGAGGATGCACTAATAAACTTATTTAATACTTTAAAAGGAAGATAA
- the galU gene encoding UTP--glucose-1-phosphate uridylyltransferase GalU yields the protein MNKNPIKKCLFPAAGYGTRFLPATKATPKEMLPVLTKPLIQYGVEEALAAGIENMAIVTGRGKRAIEDHFDISYELEHQIKGTSKEHYLTEIRSVITKCTFSYTRQIEMKGLGHAILCGENLIGEQPFAVLLADDLCDSSSKGVLSQMVELYKKYHCSIVAIEEIPKEDTNKYGVIAGNEIEPGIFMIKDMVEKPEPKDAPSNLAIIGRYILTPDIFDIIRETKPGKGGEIQITDALLTQAKKGMVLAYKFEGQRFDCGSIDGFVKATNHFYNKSLEEEKKQKKDNKEK from the coding sequence ATGAATAAAAACCCAATAAAAAAATGCCTATTTCCAGCAGCTGGATATGGAACAAGATTTTTACCAGCAACAAAAGCAACTCCAAAAGAGATGTTACCAGTCTTAACAAAACCACTTATCCAATATGGAGTTGAAGAAGCTTTAGCAGCTGGTATAGAAAATATGGCAATAGTAACAGGTAGAGGGAAAAGAGCTATTGAAGATCACTTTGATATTTCATATGAACTTGAGCATCAAATAAAAGGAACTAGTAAAGAGCACTATTTAACAGAGATTAGAAGTGTTATTACAAAATGTACTTTCTCTTATACAAGACAAATTGAGATGAAAGGTTTGGGACATGCAATTTTATGTGGAGAGAATCTAATTGGTGAACAACCTTTTGCTGTACTTTTAGCAGATGATTTATGTGATTCAAGTTCAAAAGGAGTTCTATCTCAAATGGTTGAACTATATAAAAAATACCACTGCTCTATAGTAGCAATTGAAGAGATTCCAAAAGAGGACACAAATAAGTATGGAGTAATCGCTGGAAATGAGATAGAACCAGGGATTTTTATGATAAAAGATATGGTTGAGAAACCAGAGCCAAAAGATGCTCCTTCAAATTTGGCAATAATCGGAAGATATATTTTAACTCCTGATATTTTCGATATTATAAGAGAGACAAAACCAGGAAAAGGTGGAGAGATTCAAATAACAGATGCTCTCCTTACACAAGCAAAAAAAGGTATGGTTTTAGCATATAAATTTGAAGGTCAAAGATTTGATTGTGGAAGTATTGATGGATTTGTAAAAGCAACTAATCATTTCTATAATAAATCTCTAGAAGAAGAGAAAAAGCAAAAAAAAGATAACAAGGAAAAATAG
- a CDS encoding glucose-6-phosphate isomerase: MKNNLYYPKVSLSDEDIFLEIKKEREEIGYYSLPHVDITNLKKELDNLNFKQKNIAIIGIGGSTLGTFAIYNFLKYHKQKNKTLKKEIFFFESTDPVNLNGTISQFDLEDTLFIVISKSGTTIETISIFKYLISITKIDKENLLVITEDDSKLNTFAKANSINTFDIPKNVGGRFSVLSNVGLVPLYLAGFDIDELLKGARYISTSFFEQYELYAHLIKKARTYFEFKDIYNINAVFSYSQLLEGFNKWYIQLWGESLGKIDANNTNQGLTPIGLTGPVDQHSFLQLIVEGKRDKTVTFIKIKDFKDDTKIAPTTLQGLEELDYINNLDFKELINLQADATIASVKEYKKDIPIDLIEIEEISEYEIGKLLFYYELLTSIVGKFLQINTYDQPGVEGGKIILKEMLKSKN; this comes from the coding sequence GTGAAAAACAATCTTTACTATCCAAAAGTTTCTCTAAGTGATGAGGATATTTTTTTAGAGATAAAAAAAGAGCGAGAAGAGATAGGTTACTACTCTTTACCTCATGTAGATATAACAAACCTAAAAAAAGAGTTAGATAATCTTAATTTTAAGCAAAAAAATATTGCAATAATTGGAATTGGTGGAAGTACTTTAGGTACATTTGCTATATATAACTTTTTAAAATATCATAAACAAAAAAATAAAACTTTAAAAAAAGAGATATTCTTTTTTGAAAGTACAGACCCAGTAAACTTAAATGGAACAATCTCTCAATTTGATTTAGAAGATACACTTTTTATAGTTATCTCAAAATCAGGAACAACTATTGAAACTATCTCTATTTTTAAATACCTTATCTCTATTACTAAGATAGACAAAGAGAATCTTCTAGTTATTACTGAAGATGATAGTAAATTAAATACATTTGCAAAAGCAAATAGTATAAACACATTTGATATCCCAAAAAATGTTGGTGGAAGATTTTCAGTTTTATCAAATGTTGGATTAGTTCCTCTATATTTAGCTGGTTTTGATATTGATGAACTTTTAAAAGGTGCTAGATATATCTCTACTTCATTTTTTGAACAGTATGAACTATATGCTCACCTAATAAAAAAAGCAAGAACCTATTTTGAGTTTAAAGATATTTATAATATAAATGCAGTTTTCTCATATTCTCAGCTTCTTGAAGGCTTTAATAAGTGGTATATCCAACTTTGGGGTGAAAGCTTAGGAAAAATAGATGCGAATAATACAAATCAAGGTTTAACTCCTATTGGACTAACAGGTCCAGTTGATCAACACTCATTTTTACAGTTAATTGTTGAAGGTAAAAGAGATAAAACGGTAACTTTTATAAAAATCAAAGATTTTAAAGATGATACAAAAATTGCTCCTACAACTTTACAAGGCTTAGAAGAGCTTGATTATATAAATAATTTGGATTTTAAAGAGCTTATAAATCTTCAAGCAGATGCAACAATTGCATCAGTTAAAGAGTATAAAAAAGATATTCCTATTGATTTAATAGAAATAGAAGAGATAAGCGAATATGAAATAGGTAAACTCCTATTTTATTATGAACTTCTAACTTCAATTGTTGGGAAATTCTTACAAATAAATACTTATGACCAACCAGGGGTTGAAGGTGGGAAGATTATTTTAAAAGAGATGTTAAAAAGTAAAAACTAG
- a CDS encoding AEC family transporter produces MEHIFSSLIPIFSLIVIGYLFKKISFPSQDFWPMADKLTYYILMPALLILTLSKAKFDISSINLVLSSLLAISLTLIFLIVFNKLSPTQNSSFTSIVQGGIRFNTYVFLALSGSIFGADGLVIAAIIITFAIPFLNILSISIFALYEENLKINFIYLLKSIFKNPLIISCLIGGFLNLFAINIPLSFENLLKILSSAALPMGLISIGYTLVLKELGSNKKDLTITMFAKFIVLPVFIYFLAKIFNLDTLVISILVLFAIMPTAPSSFILARQLNGDVPLITSIITLQTIVSSLFLILFLKLFI; encoded by the coding sequence ATGGAGCATATATTTTCTAGTTTAATCCCCATTTTTTCACTAATTGTGATTGGATACTTATTTAAAAAAATAAGTTTTCCATCACAAGATTTTTGGCCAATGGCTGATAAATTAACTTACTATATTCTTATGCCAGCACTTTTAATTTTGACTTTATCAAAGGCAAAATTTGATATTTCTAGTATAAATCTAGTTTTATCTTCACTTTTGGCTATATCTTTAACTCTAATATTTTTAATAGTTTTTAATAAACTAAGTCCAACACAAAATAGCTCTTTTACATCAATAGTTCAAGGTGGAATAAGATTTAATACCTATGTGTTTTTGGCTCTTAGTGGCTCTATATTTGGTGCAGATGGCTTGGTTATTGCTGCAATTATTATAACCTTTGCAATTCCTTTTTTGAATATTTTATCTATTTCTATTTTTGCCTTATATGAAGAAAATCTCAAAATAAATTTTATATATCTTCTAAAATCTATTTTTAAAAATCCTTTGATTATCTCTTGTTTAATAGGTGGGTTTTTAAACCTTTTTGCTATAAATATCCCTCTTAGTTTTGAAAACCTTTTAAAGATTTTAAGTAGTGCAGCTCTTCCTATGGGATTAATCTCTATTGGTTATACTTTAGTTTTAAAAGAGTTGGGAAGTAATAAAAAAGATTTAACAATCACTATGTTTGCTAAATTTATTGTTTTGCCAGTTTTTATCTATTTTTTGGCAAAGATATTTAATCTTGATACTCTAGTTATCTCTATTTTGGTTCTATTTGCAATAATGCCAACAGCTCCAAGTTCATTTATACTAGCTAGACAACTAAATGGTGATGTTCCACTAATCACAAGTATAATCACACTTCAAACAATAGTTTCTAGCTTATTTTTAATACTATTTCTAAAATTATTTATTTAA
- a CDS encoding AMIN domain-containing protein: MKKLLLISILFCLALEARDNPFAKYEEETGKMYELNETPKTIEEIQEAQYIKKVQEEMNAQKETASTTQKAPVQKAPEKTYSKKELDAIIQKTNKQNEQKTKEIVKKELQNVKKEPEQVIFVKPRADIDSEKAQTSVASTSNATKQKNILPFLKIESSDTELIIRSEHKMFKKFSIEKENKLAFDYKAKVNFNTKKEQLAGSNFKNITVGNHKSGGFYRVAVELGSKVSKYSIDVKDDELVIKLK; this comes from the coding sequence ATGAAAAAATTACTATTAATATCTATTTTATTTTGTTTAGCTTTGGAAGCTAGAGATAATCCATTTGCAAAATATGAAGAAGAGACGGGGAAAATGTATGAGTTAAATGAGACTCCAAAAACTATTGAAGAGATTCAAGAAGCACAATATATTAAAAAAGTGCAAGAGGAGATGAATGCTCAAAAAGAAACAGCTTCAACTACTCAAAAAGCTCCTGTACAAAAAGCACCAGAAAAGACATATAGTAAAAAAGAGCTAGATGCGATTATTCAAAAAACAAATAAGCAAAATGAACAAAAAACTAAAGAGATAGTAAAAAAAGAGCTTCAAAATGTAAAAAAAGAGCCAGAACAAGTGATTTTTGTAAAACCTAGAGCTGATATTGATAGTGAGAAAGCACAAACTTCTGTAGCTTCTACTTCAAATGCAACAAAACAAAAAAATATTTTACCATTCTTAAAAATAGAGAGTAGTGATACTGAGTTGATTATAAGAAGTGAACATAAGATGTTCAAGAAATTTTCAATAGAAAAAGAGAATAAATTAGCATTTGATTATAAAGCAAAAGTAAATTTTAATACAAAAAAAGAGCAATTAGCTGGAAGTAATTTTAAAAATATTACAGTTGGAAATCATAAAAGCGGTGGTTTTTATAGAGTTGCTGTAGAGTTAGGTTCTAAAGTATCTAAATATAGTATTGATGTAAAAGATGACGAGCTTGTGATTAAGTTAAAATAA
- a CDS encoding FtsB family cell division protein → MTNKASNILGFMLIVIFSLLATIYFAYHWVNLLFGDNSIQVYSSLKHKKEYLEYEISRLQRENAYLQKEYFELKNLEPEE, encoded by the coding sequence ATGACAAATAAAGCAAGTAATATTTTAGGATTTATGCTAATAGTGATTTTTTCTCTGTTAGCAACTATCTATTTTGCTTATCATTGGGTTAATCTTCTTTTTGGAGATAACTCAATACAAGTGTATAGCTCTTTAAAACATAAAAAAGAGTATTTAGAATATGAAATTTCAAGATTACAAAGAGAAAATGCCTATTTACAAAAAGAGTATTTTGAACTAAAAAATTTGGAGCCAGAAGAATGA
- the eno gene encoding phosphopyruvate hydratase, whose translation MVFIDNVYADEVMDSRGNPTVRATVVLSDGNKASAIVPSGASTGKREALELRDGDSRFLGKGVLKAVENVNTQIADELIGQSPFNQAEVDAIMKELDGTNNYSNLGANAVLGVSMAVARAAAASLNMPLYRYLGGANAMTMPVPMFNIINGGEHANNSVDFQEFMIMPTGIENFNEGLRAVAEIYQHLKKIIDGMKESTAVGDEGGFAPNLKSNEEPIQVIMTAIEKAGYKAGEQISIALDVAASELINDAGKYVLKSENRELTSAELVAYYENLCSKYPIVSIEDGLSEDDWDGWKILTEKLGDKVQLVGDDLFVTNASILAEGINKGIANSILIKPNQIGSVSETMQTIRLAQRNNYNCVMSHRSGESEDAFIADFAVALNCGQIKTGSTARSDRIAKYNRLLEIGAEIGYAEYLGKEPFSKK comes from the coding sequence GTGGTATTTATTGATAATGTTTATGCTGACGAAGTTATGGATAGTAGAGGAAATCCAACTGTAAGAGCAACAGTAGTTTTAAGTGATGGAAACAAAGCTAGTGCTATTGTTCCAAGTGGTGCAAGTACTGGAAAAAGAGAAGCTTTAGAGTTAAGAGATGGAGATAGTAGATTCTTAGGAAAAGGTGTTTTAAAAGCAGTTGAAAATGTAAATACACAAATTGCAGATGAGTTAATTGGACAAAGCCCTTTTAATCAAGCAGAAGTTGATGCAATTATGAAAGAGTTAGATGGAACAAATAACTACTCAAATTTAGGTGCAAATGCAGTTTTAGGTGTGTCTATGGCCGTTGCAAGAGCTGCTGCTGCTTCACTAAATATGCCACTTTATAGATATTTAGGTGGAGCAAATGCTATGACTATGCCTGTTCCTATGTTTAATATTATAAATGGTGGAGAACATGCAAATAACTCTGTTGATTTCCAAGAGTTTATGATTATGCCAACTGGAATTGAAAACTTCAATGAAGGTTTAAGAGCAGTTGCTGAAATTTATCAACATCTTAAAAAAATTATAGATGGTATGAAAGAGAGTACAGCTGTTGGAGATGAGGGTGGTTTCGCACCAAATCTAAAATCAAATGAAGAACCAATCCAAGTTATTATGACTGCTATTGAAAAAGCTGGATATAAAGCTGGAGAGCAAATCTCTATTGCACTTGATGTAGCTGCAAGTGAGCTTATAAATGATGCTGGGAAATATGTTTTAAAGAGTGAAAATAGAGAATTAACAAGTGCAGAACTTGTAGCTTACTATGAAAATCTATGTTCAAAATATCCTATTGTTTCAATTGAAGATGGATTAAGTGAAGATGATTGGGATGGATGGAAAATATTAACTGAAAAATTAGGAGATAAAGTTCAACTTGTTGGAGATGATTTATTTGTAACAAATGCTTCAATTCTAGCTGAGGGTATAAATAAAGGTATTGCAAACTCAATTTTAATTAAGCCAAATCAAATTGGAAGTGTAAGTGAAACTATGCAGACAATTAGACTTGCTCAAAGAAACAACTACAACTGTGTAATGAGTCACAGAAGTGGAGAGAGTGAAGATGCATTTATTGCTGACTTTGCTGTTGCACTAAATTGTGGACAAATCAAAACAGGAAGTACTGCAAGAAGTGATAGAATTGCAAAATATAATAGACTTCTTGAAATTGGTGCAGAGATTGGGTATGCTGAGTATTTAGGAAAAGAGCCTTTTTCTAAAAAATAA
- a CDS encoding IS3 family transposase (programmed frameshift), whose product MARREYSEEFRRDAVKQVIENGYGVVETAERLGVHYDSLRNWIKKYKSPEAEVEIKKTQDTTAEIKRLQKELKRVTEERDILKKGRSVLCKQPKLKYAFIKEYQIQYTIRRMCTVLKVHPSGYYKWLKQPISNLEIENQQILQEIKKAYRESNGIYGYRNIHKDLKASNIHVNKKRVARLMKEAKLCGIGNYKRKPKHKAGSIHKAHPNHLKQCFLTYKPNESWVSDITYIRTYEGWLYLATVIDLYSRKIIGWATGHRQSTSLIIKALKKTTHRIKNHKVILHSDQGSQYSSYEYQTFLKHHNIIPSMSRRGNCYDNAVAESFFKTLKKELVRKTIFHTRAEARDKIFEYIEMFYNAKRRHSFLDFISPNEFEKRYNDSVTQPKVLTD is encoded by the exons ATGGCAAGAAGAGAATATAGTGAAGAGTTTAGAAGAGATGCTGTAAAACAAGTTATAGAAAATGGATATGGGGTTGTTGAAACAGCTGAGAGGTTAGGTGTCCATTATGATTCTTTGAGAAACTGGATAAAAAAATACAAATCACCAGAAGCTGAAGTAGAAATAAAAAAAACTCAAGATACAACAGCTGAAATAAAAAGATTGCAAAAAGAATTAAAGAGAGTTACAGAAGAGAGGGATATTTTAAAAAAGG GCCGCAGCGTACTTTGCAAACAACCCAAATTAAAGTACGCATTTATAAAGGAGTATCAAATACAGTACACAATCAGAAGAATGTGTACTGTATTGAAAGTTCATCCTAGTGGGTATTATAAATGGTTAAAACAACCTATTTCAAATTTAGAGATTGAAAATCAACAAATTTTACAAGAGATAAAAAAAGCATATAGAGAGTCAAATGGGATATATGGATATAGAAATATTCATAAAGATTTAAAGGCTTCAAATATACATGTAAATAAGAAAAGAGTTGCAAGATTAATGAAAGAAGCAAAACTTTGTGGAATAGGAAATTATAAAAGAAAACCAAAGCATAAGGCTGGTTCAATTCATAAAGCACATCCAAATCATTTAAAACAATGTTTTTTAACATATAAACCAAATGAATCTTGGGTTAGTGATATCACATATATCAGAACTTATGAAGGATGGTTATATTTAGCTACAGTTATAGATCTTTATTCAAGAAAAATAATTGGTTGGGCAACAGGACATAGACAATCAACATCTTTAATTATTAAAGCTTTGAAAAAAACAACTCACAGAATTAAAAATCATAAAGTAATTCTTCATTCAGATCAAGGTAGCCAATATAGTTCTTATGAATACCAAACATTTTTAAAGCATCATAATATTATCCCAAGTATGAGCCGTAGAGGTAATTGTTATGATAATGCAGTAGCAGAGAGTTTTTTTAAGACATTAAAAAAAGAATTAGTTAGAAAAACTATATTTCATACAAGAGCAGAAGCTAGAGATAAAATATTTGAATATATAGAAATGTTTTATAACGCAAAAAGACGACATAGTTTTTTAGATTTTATAAGTCCAAATGAATTTGAGAAAAGATACAATGATAGTGTTACTCAACCCAAGGTGTTAACTGATTAA
- a CDS encoding MutS-related protein → MREEVTALLQNRNELLTTTYFKIQELFDKKYGENALVLMEIGTFFEVYEVNNEKEKIGKAKEIAELLNIQLTRKNKSILENSKENPIMAGVPAISFEKHLARIIAEQKYTIAIIKQKGTPPKVSRYLDVVVSPGTNFDFVVEQDDNFITSIVIDQIRGNYLIGYSAIDVTTAKCYYNEVFGSAEDKFFALDEVFNYMNMHKTSEIIVTLVDKNINQKEIIDYLELNLKSFHLRNFRPKITYQNELFKNVFSIESLLTPIEHLDMERCPLSSEALAILIDFVIAHDSSIIQKLSHPIKLDISRYVYIGNNALEQLNIIDTSHNPSLIRLINNTSTAMGKRLLKERITNPIKESKELLRRYNLSKELYDFHSPIENELASIYDIERLTRRIKLSRLHPFELNYLYDSLLSIKEIVKFMESYKFITPPCSSEEINSFLISINSTFDLSVSGRFMLKDVDENMITNGVNLQIDELNRENRLLLDKLEILKNHILSFFKSDEKSFVTINRLDKEGFYISITKNRYNLIKEELLKSHLIIDNKLLLFKDFSIKTQTNSVKISCSLTDDISDKYVHNLKKIVEINKLVFKEKLLEFENKFSTLLSELVLFIAEVDLTVSNIKMSKKYNYSCPKIVKTKEDENFLELIDLRHPIIEANEDRGVYVTNDIVLGELNLVSKEYEENIIVKNSNPISLESNKMHGVLLFGINSSGKSSLMKAIGISVVLAQAGFFVPCKSMRFSIFDSIFTRISGADNIAKGLSSFAVEMMDLKNIFNRASKKSLILGDEISHSTETLSGLSIVASAILKLARLEAIFVFATHLHQLPQITEIEKLKNIICLHLSVMYSSDEDKLIFDRKLAFGSGSSIYGLEFAKSLHIDKEFLNVANDIRKRLADDYTKIERISQRNSSKYNSNLYTSTCIICGRACDEVHHIKEQKKANKDGFIGHINANHKYNLIPLCKLHHKMVHDGKININGFVATSKGLELHYTMIEDNEVIS, encoded by the coding sequence GTGAGAGAAGAAGTAACTGCTCTTTTACAAAATAGAAATGAACTTCTAACTACTACATATTTTAAGATACAAGAGTTATTTGATAAAAAATATGGAGAAAATGCACTTGTTCTTATGGAAATAGGAACTTTTTTTGAAGTTTATGAAGTAAACAATGAAAAAGAGAAGATAGGAAAAGCAAAGGAAATAGCAGAACTTCTAAATATTCAATTAACAAGAAAAAATAAATCAATACTTGAAAACTCAAAAGAAAACCCAATAATGGCAGGAGTTCCAGCGATTTCATTTGAGAAACATTTAGCAAGAATAATAGCTGAACAAAAATATACTATAGCAATTATAAAACAAAAAGGAACTCCTCCAAAGGTAAGTCGTTATTTAGATGTAGTTGTAAGTCCTGGAACAAATTTCGATTTTGTAGTAGAACAAGATGATAACTTTATCACTTCAATAGTAATTGACCAAATAAGAGGGAATTATCTAATAGGTTATAGTGCAATAGATGTAACAACAGCAAAGTGTTATTACAACGAAGTTTTTGGAAGTGCTGAGGATAAGTTTTTTGCACTTGATGAAGTATTTAACTATATGAATATGCATAAAACAAGTGAAATAATAGTAACTCTTGTAGATAAAAATATTAATCAAAAAGAGATAATAGACTATTTAGAATTAAATCTAAAAAGTTTTCATTTGCGAAATTTTAGACCAAAAATTACATATCAAAATGAGCTTTTCAAAAATGTTTTTAGTATAGAGTCTCTTTTAACTCCAATAGAGCATCTAGATATGGAGAGATGCCCACTTTCAAGTGAAGCACTAGCAATTTTAATAGATTTTGTAATAGCTCATGATAGTTCAATTATTCAAAAACTTTCACACCCTATAAAATTAGATATTAGTAGATATGTATATATTGGAAATAATGCATTAGAGCAGTTAAATATTATAGATACTTCACATAATCCAAGCCTAATTAGACTTATAAATAACACTTCAACAGCTATGGGAAAAAGACTCTTAAAAGAGAGAATTACAAATCCAATAAAAGAGTCTAAAGAGCTTTTACGAAGATATAATCTCTCAAAAGAGTTATATGATTTTCACTCTCCTATTGAAAATGAATTAGCAAGTATTTATGATATAGAAAGGCTTACAAGAAGAATAAAGTTATCAAGACTTCATCCTTTTGAGCTAAATTATCTCTATGACTCTTTACTTAGTATAAAAGAGATTGTGAAATTTATGGAGAGTTATAAATTTATAACTCCTCCTTGTAGTAGTGAAGAGATAAACTCTTTTTTAATATCTATTAACTCTACTTTTGATTTAAGTGTAAGTGGAAGATTTATGCTTAAAGATGTAGATGAAAATATGATAACAAATGGTGTAAATCTTCAAATTGATGAACTAAATAGAGAGAATAGACTACTTTTAGATAAATTGGAAATTCTAAAAAACCATATTTTATCCTTTTTTAAATCAGATGAAAAAAGCTTTGTAACTATAAATAGGCTTGATAAAGAGGGATTTTATATCTCTATTACAAAAAATAGATATAACTTAATAAAAGAGGAACTTCTAAAATCTCATCTTATAATTGATAATAAACTACTACTTTTTAAAGATTTTTCTATAAAAACTCAAACAAATAGTGTAAAAATATCTTGCTCTTTAACTGACGATATTTCTGATAAATATGTTCATAATCTTAAAAAAATAGTTGAGATAAATAAGCTTGTATTTAAAGAGAAGCTTCTTGAGTTTGAGAATAAATTTTCAACACTCCTATCTGAATTAGTGCTATTTATAGCTGAAGTTGATTTAACTGTTTCAAATATAAAAATGAGTAAAAAATATAACTACAGTTGCCCAAAAATTGTAAAAACAAAAGAAGATGAAAATTTTTTAGAACTTATAGATTTACGACATCCAATAATTGAAGCAAATGAGGATAGAGGAGTTTATGTTACAAATGATATTGTATTAGGAGAACTAAACTTAGTTAGTAAAGAGTATGAAGAGAATATTATAGTAAAAAACTCAAATCCAATAAGTCTTGAAAGTAACAAAATGCATGGAGTATTACTTTTTGGAATAAACTCTTCTGGAAAATCTTCGCTTATGAAAGCCATTGGAATAAGTGTTGTTTTAGCTCAAGCAGGATTTTTTGTGCCTTGTAAATCTATGAGATTTTCAATATTCGACTCAATTTTTACAAGAATTAGTGGAGCTGATAATATTGCAAAAGGATTATCAAGTTTTGCTGTTGAGATGATGGATTTAAAAAATATTTTTAATCGAGCTAGTAAAAAATCTCTTATTTTAGGAGATGAAATAAGTCATAGTACGGAGACTTTAAGTGGTCTTAGTATTGTGGCAAGTGCTATTTTAAAACTAGCACGGCTTGAAGCCATTTTTGTTTTTGCTACACATTTGCATCAATTACCACAAATTACTGAGATTGAAAAATTAAAAAATATTATCTGCCTTCATCTGTCTGTTATGTATTCAAGTGATGAAGATAAACTAATTTTTGATAGAAAATTGGCTTTTGGAAGTGGTTCATCTATATATGGTTTGGAGTTTGCAAAATCTCTTCATATTGATAAAGAGTTCTTAAATGTTGCAAATGATATAAGAAAAAGATTAGCAGATGATTACACAAAGATTGAGAGAATTTCACAAAGAAATAGTTCAAAATATAATAGCAATTTATATACAAGCACTTGTATAATCTGTGGTAGAGCTTGTGATGAGGTTCATCATATCAAAGAGCAGAAAAAAGCTAATAAAGATGGATTTATAGGGCATATAAATGCAAATCATAAGTATAATTTAATTCCACTTTGTAAACTCCACCATAAAATGGTTCATGATGGAAAAATCAATATAAATGGCTTTGTAGCGACTTCAAAAGGTTTAGAACTTCATTATACTATGATAGAAGATAATGAAGTTATTTCGTAA